The Triticum urartu cultivar G1812 chromosome 6, Tu2.1, whole genome shotgun sequence genome includes the window AAAATAAAGAGGCACTAATTTCTCTTTTTTCCTTTAATGTACAGATAACATTCATCCCCTGatttctctctttctcttttaTATCTCTCAGAGAAAGAATCTCTCTGTAATCCAAACGCAATCACACTAGTTTCCATACTAGTAGCATCCAAAATCGGACCCCCTGCCCCAAACAGGATCAAATCCTGAGAAACAAGGTCCCTATTATATGGAAGTACCTCCGATTTGTCGCCGTTGTAGCCGCCGGCTTTCACACTCCCCACCAGATCAGTGGGGCTCCTCTCTGGGTTCATGCCCATCATCTCCTCCGCCCTCCTCTTCATCCGCTTCCAGCACCTTTTCCGGTTTAGAGATTGCCGGAGGATCCGCCTTGACGTGGCCTTGATTTCTTCCCAATCCAGATTGCCCACCGGGCCCCCGACGGAAATCTCCGCCCTCTTGGGGACGCGAGGCTCCGTTGACTCCGCCTGGGACGCCGTTGTTGCCCGCCCCCTCCCGTTGGGGTCACGAGCCGCCGGGGCCTCCGCCGGATTCCCCGTCTCCATCACTCCCCTTTATCTATCTCCGTCGCCGCCAGATCGCCAGGCGATCGCGGGAGCTTTTTTTTCCTGGCGTCTCACATAAAAGGTTGTTTGTTCCTAGGGTTGAATGTGAATAAATTCTGATCGTAACAGGTTTTTGCTCTATCCTACTCACATTAATTCATACACTTTTCGCCTGGTTCTCCTGTTGAAAACTGAAACAATGTCATCAATCAGTGGATATAATGGATTTCCCCCACATGGTAGTAAAGGTGAATGTTGCAACAGTTGACAAACATATTATCACCACGACTAAGCACACTGGAAGAGCCGAACCGCTGTTCGAGGCGAGGTAACACTCACGGTAAGCATCTTTGATGAAGTAATGCCCAAGACGCTTATGTGGCTTGCTCACTTTCATCCCGCCAGTCTGGAGTAATCAGGATAGCGCTAAAAGAGGACTCCAAGGATACTCGGATTGTCAATCAAATTCCCAACGCAACTCATTCTATGGGAAATTGCACTCTTCGCTGGTGACACTCAGCGTGCTCATCATTGTTGCCCTCCCCACACACTTGATCATGCATTCTCCCTCCAGAAACTAAGAgtatctccagccgcgcccctaGAAAGGCCTCCCCAAGCGTTTTTTTCGCGCCGGCGTATAAAAATTGGTCCAGTCGCGCCCTCAGGAGTCCGATTTTCGCCGGCCTAGGCCGAATTtagcgccggcggacccaggccgaacccggcgcgctggggggcgccggggcgaacgGTTTTGGCGCGGAAGAGCCGCGGGCCCGACGCGTCAGCGACACCGCACGTCTTTATCCCCAAACGCCTTGGTTTCCTGCGGGGAATCGatggcaaggctgccgccggtcagccttatCATTGATTCCTCACTGGCGGCGCGTCACGGGGTggcgcgccgacgcctcccctgcctcgcacgcgtacacacggggCGGCGCCGCTATATAAGCCGGTGGCCTCCCTCGCCTCTGGCCACACCAGCCACACCAGCCCAACCCCGCCGTCTATCTCTCCCGAGCGTCGCCGCCGAGCCCTCCCTCTCCCGAGCGCCGCTGCCGAGCcctcccccctccctccctctcccgaTGGCCAAGCGATTCCCCGGAGATGAGGccgcggccaacggcttcggccgccgctcgctccgcgaacaggagttttggctcctgttccaggcgaacatcccggcgccgccggacatgcgcgctGGGCCAACGGGGTGGAGACTCAGCAacgggggagtgcccattcccccgttgcccgaTGCCGTGGCGAAACCAGGCTACTTCGCCGACGAGGTCGACgtcgtgcgcgcctccctcaccgacACCCAGCTCGCCCTCCCcgagtacgccgccgacaacaTAGCGGTGTGGACAGCGTACTTTCAGCGCCGGCATCACCAGATGCTGGCTTCCACCAACGGCGCGCCGGTGGTGGCCGGACCGAAGAACAGCGACGGACGCCGCCTGTGGTGGGGTGTCCCCGACCGCACCCTCGAGGGCGTTCTGACttacctcgagggcggcaacgacccgccgttggCATACCCCCCAGCGAGGGTGGCCGCCACGGCCACGGCTCACCGCCAACGCGACGGGCAATGGTTGCCCAGGAGGTTCGGCGCctcctcttcttcgtcctcctccCGCTCTTCCTCACACTCGTCCGGCACTCCGgcgctgctcggcgtcaaggccgagcccgcggcgggGACGCCGCTTggccggcgcactcgcagcgccgACATCGTCATCAAtgagggcggccggcgcgccccctcgtcggctcctccgcgCTTCATCAAGCCCAAGACGCAGCCGGGCCTGgcgccggtgaagacggagccgggCCTCCCCGCGGTGAAGACGGAGCACGGCGGCGACGTCGAGCTCGACGACGACGCGGCCCTAGAATGGGCGCGTGTGGACTCCCTGAAGATGGCGAGGGAGCGCCAGTGCGCCGTCCTGCGGCGATTCGCGCAGCACCGCCGGGGCCGCGACGAAGGAGGAATCGTCATCATCGAGGACAGCGACGACGCCACCGCGCCACCGCCACCAGCCCGCATAGGCGACACCGGTCAGGGGTCCACTAGGGACggccgcgtcaaggaggagaagccagacgatgacgacgacggcggcgacgacggcgactACTCCGCTTTTAGCTAGTTCTTTTTTTAATTATATATATTATGTAATAAAAACCCGCTTTTTAAATGTAATATATGCCGAACTTCGCCGAACTTTGAACTTTGctatattttttaatttttttaacgTGCCTGGGGACGGTCCTGGGGACGGCGGCTGGGGACCAATTCGTCCCCAGGCCGATGTTTTGCACCGGCTCACCCCCAAGGGGCGATTTTAGGCGCCCCTGGGGGCCAACGGCAGGAGATGCTCTAAACATGATTCTATGGGAAAATGCACTATTCGTTGGTGACACTCAGCGTGCTTATCGTTGTTGCCCTCCCCCACACACTTGATTGTGCATTCTCCCTCCAGAAACTAAACATGATATTGCTAAAAGTAAGGTAGTTATTTATAGAAGGTGAGACAAACTAAAGGTGATTTTAGTATACAAACGTGTTATGTCATGGATTCTCGTGGTATGTCAATTGTTTTTCTTAGATTTTTAAATATGAAAATGATGATTTTTGAACGGGATTGATTAGATTAGGGAATTAAGCGAATCGAAAAGAAATGTCATGGGGTTATGTGAAATAGAGTAGAAATCACCACAGACCGCGATCCCCTCTGTCAGTTCTCACCGGAAGTTTCTCCGCTCGCccggcgccggcgccgccgccgccgtctgcACCATGCTCCGCCTCCTGAAGTGCATCCTCACCCAACAGCTCTCTTCTCCCTCCGCCTCCACCATACCCCCTTTTTTCTCCCTCCGCCTCCTCTCATCCGCGGCGCCCCCCGTTCTTGCAGGGGAATTTGATGATTTGCCACGGCTTTCTTTGCACTTTGATGATTTGCCCTTGTTTTCATTGACACTGATTTTTTGCCACACCTTTGCCAAAACTTTGATGATTTGCCCCTGACAAGATGGGCCCGCCGTGAAATGTCTAAAATGTCTCCAGATGACCACAGCACAGCCTAGGCCGAGTACCATCTCACCTCTCCCAGCCTCGACCAAACCACGGCGATGACCTGCACGAGCCGAAGCCCCGACCTCCGCCTGCTGTGGAAGCTCCCGGACGTCGCGACTGTCTCCTTCGCGGGGTGCTCGCGCTGCTAGCCTACCTCAGCAGCTCGGTGTGCTGTGGTGACCACGGTTGGTGAGGCGGCACTGCTTGGCTACAACTGTATGCCGCGGAAGCTCTCGAACAACACGACGGTTGCCGACGTTGGCGGTGACCCTGACTATAGCCAGCAAGGCGGCGCTACTTGGCTACCAATGTATGTCGTGGAAGCTCTCGGACGACGCGACGGTTACCGACGTTGGCGCTCACCCTGACCTCAACCAGCAAGGCGACACTGCGTGCGGCGGCGCAGCAAGTAGGCTCGACCTACGGCTGCCGATCTGGTTGGCCTTCCTCGATTTAGagccttagagcatctccaacagccgcgctaaACTAGCGCCGCGCTGTAAATTAGGCCGTTTTAGCGCTAGCGCAACGTGGCGGGTCGCTCCAGCGGGCGCACAAAAACGGCGCGCGCGCTATAACGGGTTGGGCGCACGGTTGAAAACATTTACCCGCGCGGCGTATTTCGAGCGCCAACTACAGCGCGCGGCACACTCGAGCGCTCGCGCCGCACTCTCTCCTCTCCTCGTCCTACGCCCCGcgcgcgccggcgccggcgccctGCCACCCACCCATGGACGCGCACACCGGCGCCCCGCTCACCCCGCTGTACAGCCGCgacccccccgccgccgccgcagctgccgccgccgccggaaatCCTAGCGCGGGAAGCGCTGGCGTCGCCACCGCCGGAGCTTCGCCGAGCGTCGGCCTCGCGCGCAGCCTCTTCTTGCCGCCGCGGATGACCACGACGCCGGGTGGCGTCGCGCCGGCGCCGTCccgtgccgccgccgcaccgTCGAAGAAGGTCCCCAATGCGGCGCGGACGAAGAAGGGCAAAACATCCGCGAAGAAAAACAAGGCGACGGACGGCTCCGGCACCACGAAAGGGCAAAACATGTCCACTATGGGTATTGGGTCCAACAATTCGCATTGGTCTCAAACCAATGACATCCATTTCGAAGACCATGAGTTTGAGGTGGACGAGGAGGGTGAGGGAATTGTCGAGGCGCCGAAAGGAAGAGCGAGCAATTACTCAACCAACGATGACAAGTTACTATGCCATACTTATTTGCAAGTGTCGAGGGATCCATCCATTGGAGGTGATCAAAGTAGAGACGCGTATTGGGGGCGAATGAAAGAACACTTTGATGCTCACAGCTTGAGTGGAATTGACCGCTCCGAGAGATCACTTCGGTCCCGATGGTCGACAATCAACTCGGATTGTCAAAAGTGGGCGGCCGTACAAAAGGTAGTTGACAAGATTAACCCAAGTGGCACAAATGAGGATGATCGAGTAAGTGGTATCTCATATATGTTCATCATACTTGTTTTTGGTGACCGAAGTGCTAACTTGTTTTGTTTTTCTTATAGTACAACATTGCACAAAACTTATTCAAAGAAGAGACAAGGACAACCAAGAAGGGGAAGATCAAGAAAGGCAGGGTCTTTACCTTGCCTCATTGCTATGAAGTGTTAAAGGATGATGAGAAATGGAAGAAGCGTGATGGTTTGGAGGATTTGCATTTGAGCAACAAACGGAAGCGAGCAATTGAGATgaatgatgaggaggaggaggatgatgcATCAAGTGATGACGGCAAGAGAAGCCCCACTCCCAACTCGGTTTCATACTCGAAGCCAAAACGACCGGATGGGTGCAAGAAAGACAAACCcgaaaagaagaagaggaaaggagaTGATGAGCTCAAAAATGCTATGGAAGCTATTGTGAAGGCAAGGGTCGAAGCCAATGAGGTGAGGAAAATGGTAAGGAACCAAGATGCCGTGGCCGAGGAGAGGAGGTTGGCGGCCGAGGAGAGAAGGGTGGCGGCCGAGGAGAGAAAGGTGGCTTTGGAGGAGAGGAAAGTGAGCAACGAGGAGCGAGCTAAGTTGTTGGAATGGGAGAAGCACTTATTCTTCTTGGACACATCTAACCTCAATGCGGCGCAAAAAGAGTATGTCAATCTTGCCCAACAAGAAGTCTTGATCCAAAAAAGAGCCTTGGTTCGTGCAATGGGTGGCGGTGGCCTCGgcgccatgggaggcatgggtggcttcggagccatgggaggcatgggtgcacaTCCGGCcaccatgggaggcatgggtgcacctccggccgccatgggaggcatgggtggctTTGGAGCACCCTCCGACACTATGGCCGCCATGGGAGGCATGAGTTTTGCTTCtctcatgggaggcatgggtgcacctCCGGCCGCCATGGGTGCAATGTCTTTCGATGTGCCTTCTCACACACATTCCCATGAAGATGCCGCCGTTGAAGATCTTGCCAACACCGTCGTCGCTAGGAAGATCTATGCGATCGACCGGGGGGCTGAACACAGTGATCGTCGACATGGACACGACGACTAGAGTGGAGGGGTTCCTGGTGTGCTCGTCGATGGGCCCGCTGATGGAGCATGACTTCCCGCCGGAGAAGTGTGGAGTCATCACCATCTGAAGATCCTTACTAGCTGGGTTTGCTTTGTACTGTGAACTGAAATAACAGTGGATATTTTTCTTTTCCTCTGGTTGTATATCGACTTGTGTATTTTGGTGAAATGGTTTTACATCGACTTTTAACTCTTAACATGTGGAAAGAAAAGGTTGTTTGTTCCTGGGGTTGAATGCGAATAAATTCTGATCGCAACGGGTTTTTGCTCTATCCTACTCACATTAATTCATAATCTTTGCGCCCCTCATTGAACAAATGAAAGTCAATGCATGAATGCAAGGCTGCCCAGAAACTTGAAATTTCCGACATGAGCATGTTCTCTGTTTTAGATCAACAGTGTGCCTCTGGTCATATGCTTTCACATCATATAGTGTAATCTCTGCCTCATGTTCGGTATTCCACGCCACTTTATGGGGCCCAATTGTTTTACTAAGTGCATTGAGCCTCTTGAGAACCTCGGGCAAGATTATGCCGGCCAAATACCTACCAACATGCCTCCTCACATTGAACTTCACCATTATTAGCTCTCTAATCCTATCTAGTAGCTCACACAAATTTAGCCCTTTCAAGTCTTTGATCTGCTTGTTAAAACTTTCAGAAATGTTGTTAGTGAGATAATCAACCTTGCTATCCACACCAAAGGCACACCTATACCAAATCCTATTGTGGTGTTTCTCAAGGTACTCGATAGCACTTGGATCAGCCTCAAATATCTTTTGCATATGCCATCTGAACTTGTGCTCTGTGAATCCCCTAGCAGCTGGGTACAAATGGTCTGTGTACACTTTACCATGGAATTTTTTCATAAAATTTTGGTATAAATGGCGCATACACTCCCTATATTCGCACTCGGGGAATACTTTGTCAACTGCATTTTCTAGTCCCTTGCAAGCATCACTGGAAATTACTAGCCCTGGTGGACATCCTACAGCCCTGCGCAGCTGCTGCATAAACCATACCCAGTTTTCTGTAGTTTCTGAATCAAATACGGCATATGCTACATAATACAACCAGTTGTGTCCATCAACTCCGGTCGCTGATGCTAATTGACCAACATATTTGCCATTCAGTGCAGTTGCATCTACTCCTATGTATGGTCGACATCCAGCTAAGAAACCATCTATGCAGGGTTTGAAAGCTACAAAGACTATTGAAATAGTACTTATCTTTTTCCTTGACCAAATCAATCTCAACAATACTACCAGGGCATCTCTTCTCTATCTCTGCTTTCCAATTGAACAACAATTGAAAACTATCCTCATATTTACCATGCATTTGTTCCAGAGCTATCTTCATACCTGCCCAAGCTTTGGAATACTTCAGCTTGAAGTTGAAGTCGCCCTCCAACTTAGTTTTCGCTGCCTTTGCTCCCTCTCCTGGGTTTTTCTTCACCCAATCAACAAGCTTCTCTGCAACCCAACCTTGTGTTGCCATTCTGCTGTCTACAAGCTTTGTAGTAGGGCAATTGTGCTCAGAGGGAATCTTCTTTATCTGCACAAAGATGCCATGATTAGTTCGCACACACAAAAACAGGATACATGTAGGATATAATAGTCATAAGAGAAAGGTGAGAAAATGCACAAATAATTACAACATGAGTAAGCATACCATGACAACTTGTTGATCACGCAACCTCGATGCGTGAATGCGCCAAGGGCAACTAGGATATGAGCAATTAGCCATGAATCTAGTAGAATCAGTCCTTACTTTAGCTAGCTCAAAGTCTTTTACCACAGCATGATGTCTTATTGCTTTTCTAAAGGTTACAATGTCAGGAAAAAGAGCCCCCACTTTAATGTCAGCATTATAAGGATCAGTGGCCACATTGTACTGAATAGGCATGTCAGTAACCTCTTCCTCCTGCTGGATAAGATGCTTAACATCAGAGATATCCATATCATCTTCGGCCTCCTCATCTTCAGCTTTCTCATCAGGTGTTGTAGCCAGTGCTTGCACTACGGCAGGTTCAGGAATGCTAACACCTACTAGATGTTCATCATCAACTCCAACATACTCCTCCTCGTTATCAAATGGATCAGTGGAAGGATTTTGAAGTTCTTGTTGTTGGTCAGCATGTGGCACATTAGGCTGGCTTGTACTTCCAACCTCTGATGTGACACTCTCAACTATAGGAGGCGGTGCAGGCTGAGTTGGCGTTGTTGGACAATTAGTAGTGTCGGTCTGGAGGTATGCTTGTGCATCATTCGGCTGGATTATATTTGCATAATTTTGAGTGCCCATGACCAATGGATCATCATTAGGCACAACACTAATAGGAACAAAATCTGCAATTTTTGATCCACCATTGAATACACTAGATCCAATTACATCCACCACTACCACACTAAGTGGCACTTTCAGCTCAGCTGCATACATATCAAACATCAAGTAGTGCTGCTCATCATGCAACAGCCTGACATTTTCACCCAACACTTTGTCAAAATATGAAACTAACACCAATTGATTAGTGCCAATGTTCAACTCTAAAGCTAGCTGGCGTGTTAATGCATCAACGCTGAACTTTTCTACGACTACAGTCCATAGCAAATTCCTTCCCTTCACATAAATCTTCCTACCATCAGGACTTGTACAGAAAAAGGCCTCCACAACAATTTGTAAATTAAAAGCATTGCTGCCACTGTACCTATGAAAATCATATGGGTAATCAAACATCAACAATTGGGGAAGAACTAAACACACATGCAACAAATCGGTGGAACTTGAGCATTTTTTCTACAAACTTACTGAGAATTCGGGGCCGGGGATGACATTGTTGCGGGGTTACTTCAAATCTTCGGCAGTGGCACTCGAGGATGCGCGATTCAAGTGGCCTCCAGCATGGCCACCGCCATGCTCGCTTGCTGGTGGTGGGGCGCTCAACAGCAAGGCGTCGGCTGGGGCTCCTGCCCGGCGGGGGGAGAAGCAGCAGGACGGCGGCACCGGGATGTGGAGCAGTAGGGCGCGGTTGACGGATGTGGAGCAGCAGGGCGGAGGCTCGGGATGCGGGGgagcagggcggcggcggctagggttcttGGGAGAGAGGAGGGGAATGAAGAAAGGAACGCGAGGAAGACGATAGGCACGGGGCTGGACCGGTGCGTGTTAACCAGATGGATGCAGGGGCATTTCCGTCCGACGGAAAATACAGGGCGTATACGTCAGCGTTTTTTCTTAAAAAAACCAGCTCAAAAGGCCGGAGTGGCATCGACAGATGTATCCAAGaattggagtggcatttttcgaagtttgcaaattggagtggcatttatccaATTAACCCTTTTAGTATACAAACGTGTTATGTCATGGATTTTCGTGGTATGTCAATTGTTTTTCTTAGATTTTTAAATATGAAAATGATGATTTTTGAACGGGATTGATTAGATTAGGGAATTAAGCGAATCGAAAAGAAATGTCATGGGGTTATGCG containing:
- the LOC125516072 gene encoding uncharacterized protein LOC125516072 isoform X2: MSSPAPNSQYSGSNAFNLQIVVEAFFCTSPDGRKIYVKGRNLLWTVVVEKFSVDALTRQLALELNIGTNQLVLVSYFDKVLGENVRLLHDEQHYLMFDMYAAELKVPLSVVVVDVIGSSVFNGGSKIADFVPISVVPNDDPLVMGTQNYANIIQPNDAQAYLQTDTTNCPTTPTQPAPPPIVESVTSEVGSTSQPNVPHADQQQELQNPSTDPFDNEEEYVGVDDEHLVGVSIPEPAVVQALATTPDEKAEDEEAEDDMDISDVKHLIQQEEEVTDMPIQYNVATDPYNADIKVGALFPDIVTFRKAIRHHAVVKDFELAKVRTDSTRFMANCSYPSCPWRIHASRLRDQQVVMIKKIPSEHNCPTTKLVDSRMATQGWVAEKLVDWVKKNPGEGAKAAKTKLEGDFNFKLKYSKAWAGMKIALEQMHGKYEDSFQLLFNWKAEIEKRCPGSIVEIDLVKEKDKYYFNSLCSFQTLHRWFLSWMSTIHRSRCNCTEWQICWSISISDRS
- the LOC125516072 gene encoding uncharacterized protein LOC125516072 isoform X1 is translated as MFDYPYDFHRYSGSNAFNLQIVVEAFFCTSPDGRKIYVKGRNLLWTVVVEKFSVDALTRQLALELNIGTNQLVLVSYFDKVLGENVRLLHDEQHYLMFDMYAAELKVPLSVVVVDVIGSSVFNGGSKIADFVPISVVPNDDPLVMGTQNYANIIQPNDAQAYLQTDTTNCPTTPTQPAPPPIVESVTSEVGSTSQPNVPHADQQQELQNPSTDPFDNEEEYVGVDDEHLVGVSIPEPAVVQALATTPDEKAEDEEAEDDMDISDVKHLIQQEEEVTDMPIQYNVATDPYNADIKVGALFPDIVTFRKAIRHHAVVKDFELAKVRTDSTRFMANCSYPSCPWRIHASRLRDQQVVMIKKIPSEHNCPTTKLVDSRMATQGWVAEKLVDWVKKNPGEGAKAAKTKLEGDFNFKLKYSKAWAGMKIALEQMHGKYEDSFQLLFNWKAEIEKRCPGSIVEIDLVKEKDKYYFNSLCSFQTLHRWFLSWMSTIHRSRCNCTEWQICWSISISDRS